Proteins encoded by one window of Pseudonocardia sp. HH130629-09:
- a CDS encoding indolepyruvate oxidoreductase subunit beta family protein has product MPTVMPAPTRTGTASWYAGNRPITLAILAMGGEGGGVLADWVVAVAEAAGYHAQTTSVAGVAQRTGATVYYAELHPPLPESDSPDGAGRAEPVLSVFPTPGEVDVVVASELMECGRAVQRGFATPDRTTLITSTNRVYSIDEKMHLGDGRVDSDELVAAAGRAARHLVAADFAAIAEEHRSVISAALFGALAGSGALPFSRDRFEQAIRDAGKGVEPSLAAFAGGFDAATAALAPAPPAPRAPATVDIAIGPRPVSAEERKEREQARRNDIAATDPESLVGEDLRPLARTVADLPAASRSTVLHGLVRTGVYQDLDYAARYLDRVRAFAAVDPDRAGAARLTTEAARHLALWMCYQDTIHVALQKTRKRRLERVREEARVTSAQLSQVREYLHPQAEEITDTLPYRLGKVLRRSRAFTRTVDRVTREGMVLDTTSVTGYAMLATMARMRPLRPRSLRFVEEQQAIEAWTALALGIAAEDTDLATEVVVCQKVLKGYGATYAHGNDSFALLCRAAGELRGRADAAAVLARLRSAALADEDGAALRQQLSGAGLPTTVPSKKGKH; this is encoded by the coding sequence ATGCCCACCGTGATGCCCGCACCGACCCGGACCGGCACCGCGTCCTGGTACGCCGGGAACCGCCCGATCACCCTCGCGATCCTCGCGATGGGCGGCGAGGGCGGCGGGGTGCTCGCCGACTGGGTCGTCGCCGTCGCCGAGGCCGCCGGCTACCACGCACAGACCACCTCGGTCGCCGGCGTCGCCCAGCGGACCGGGGCGACCGTCTACTACGCCGAGCTGCACCCCCCGCTGCCCGAGAGCGACTCGCCCGACGGCGCGGGCCGGGCCGAGCCGGTGCTGTCGGTGTTCCCGACGCCCGGCGAGGTCGACGTCGTCGTCGCCTCGGAGCTGATGGAGTGCGGTCGCGCCGTGCAACGCGGCTTCGCCACCCCCGACCGCACCACGCTGATCACCTCGACCAACCGCGTCTACTCCATCGACGAGAAGATGCACCTCGGTGACGGCCGCGTCGACTCCGACGAGCTCGTCGCCGCGGCGGGCCGCGCCGCGCGGCACCTGGTCGCCGCGGACTTCGCCGCGATCGCCGAGGAACACCGCAGCGTGATCTCCGCGGCGCTGTTCGGGGCGCTCGCCGGGTCGGGGGCGCTGCCCTTCTCCCGGGACCGCTTCGAGCAGGCCATCCGCGACGCCGGCAAGGGCGTCGAGCCGAGCCTGGCCGCGTTCGCGGGCGGGTTCGACGCCGCCACCGCCGCACTCGCCCCCGCCCCGCCCGCGCCACGCGCGCCGGCGACCGTCGACATCGCGATCGGGCCCCGCCCCGTCTCCGCCGAGGAGCGCAAGGAGCGCGAGCAGGCGCGGCGCAACGACATCGCCGCGACCGACCCGGAGTCCCTGGTGGGGGAGGACCTGCGGCCGCTCGCCCGCACCGTCGCCGACCTGCCGGCCGCGTCGCGGTCCACGGTCCTGCACGGGCTCGTGCGGACCGGGGTCTACCAGGACCTCGACTACGCCGCCCGCTACCTCGACCGGGTCCGCGCGTTCGCCGCCGTCGACCCCGACCGGGCCGGCGCCGCCCGCCTCACCACCGAGGCGGCCCGGCACCTGGCACTGTGGATGTGTTACCAGGACACGATCCACGTCGCCCTGCAGAAGACCCGCAAGCGCCGTCTCGAACGGGTCCGTGAGGAGGCCCGGGTGACCTCGGCGCAGCTGTCCCAGGTGCGCGAGTACCTGCACCCGCAGGCCGAGGAGATCACCGACACGCTGCCGTACCGGCTCGGCAAGGTGCTGCGCCGGTCGCGGGCGTTCACCCGCACCGTCGACCGGGTCACCCGTGAGGGCATGGTCCTCGACACCACCTCGGTGACCGGCTACGCGATGCTCGCGACGATGGCGCGGATGCGTCCGCTGCGGCCGCGGTCGCTGCGGTTCGTCGAGGAGCAGCAGGCGATCGAGGCGTGGACGGCGCTCGCGCTCGGGATCGCCGCCGAGGACACGGACCTCGCCACCGAGGTCGTCGTCTGCCAGAAGGTCCTCAAGGGCTACGGCGCCACCTACGCCCACGGCAACGACAGCTTCGCCCTGCTCTGCCGGGCCGCCGGCGAGCTGCGCGGCCGCGCCGACGCCGCGGCGGTGCTCGCCCGGCTGCGGTCCGCCGCCCTGGCCGACGAGGACGGCGCCGCCCTGCGGCAGCAGCTGTCCGGGGCCGGGCTGCCCACCACCGTCCCGTCGAAGAAGGGGAAGCACTGA
- a CDS encoding indolepyruvate ferredoxin oxidoreductase subunit alpha — translation MAERSFAAEVQKLRAGAGETLHVEGILAVTKALLQSGVAYVGGYQGAPISHLMDVLGDAREILDELDVRFENSASEATAAAMLAASVHHPLRGAITFKSPVGTNVASDALANLASGGVTGGALVILGEDYGEGSSIMQERVHAFAMKSQMWLLDPRADTTAIVNAVESGFALSEASNTPVFLELRLRSCHLHGGFVAKDNVRPPMTVAQAADAPRRSVDRIVLPPASFAHEREKLEDRWPRAVEFIREHGLNELFPGDGTASDVGIIVQGGLYNTLNRSMELLGASDTLGRTRVPTYVMNVTYPVVDSEIVEFCAGKRAVIMVEEGQPDYIEQNLHAILRRADVPTVLHGKDMLAAGGEYTAQVITRGLDQFLGKYAPDVVTHRPSLLRDPADPASPFAPRVAAEVVRPRPPGLCTGCPERPIFSGLKLAERETGQHQISADIGCHLFAINAPFDLGATTMGYGMGAAGSSALAGGGAEKRPVSIMGDGGFWHNGLVSGVGNAVFNKSDQVMVVVDNDYAAATGGQDVLSSHADLERRSTKHPIEKAARGLGITNATTIDHTYDVARVRDTFLKAFRRREPGPELLVMQSECQLNRQRRVKKDRAARLKRGERVVRERFGVDPETCTGDHACIRISGCPSLTITDNPDPLRTDPIATVLDSCVGCGVCGNNAHAAVLCPSFYRTDVVDNPTAGERVRARVRSWWITLVGRGLERRAARMEAA, via the coding sequence AGTCCGGCGTCGCCTACGTCGGCGGCTACCAGGGCGCGCCGATCTCGCACCTCATGGACGTCCTCGGCGACGCCCGCGAGATCCTCGACGAGCTCGACGTCCGGTTCGAGAACTCCGCCTCCGAGGCGACGGCCGCGGCCATGCTGGCCGCGTCGGTGCACCACCCGCTGCGCGGCGCGATCACCTTCAAGTCCCCGGTCGGCACGAACGTCGCCTCCGACGCCCTGGCCAACCTCGCCTCGGGCGGGGTCACCGGTGGTGCGCTGGTGATCCTCGGCGAGGACTACGGCGAGGGCTCCTCGATCATGCAGGAGCGGGTGCACGCGTTCGCGATGAAGTCGCAGATGTGGCTGCTCGACCCGCGCGCCGACACGACCGCGATCGTGAACGCGGTGGAATCCGGGTTCGCGCTGTCCGAGGCGTCGAACACCCCGGTCTTCCTGGAGCTGCGGCTGCGGTCCTGCCACCTGCACGGCGGGTTCGTCGCCAAGGACAACGTGCGGCCGCCGATGACCGTCGCCCAGGCCGCGGACGCCCCGCGGCGCAGCGTCGACCGGATCGTGCTGCCGCCCGCGTCGTTCGCCCACGAGCGGGAGAAGCTGGAGGACCGCTGGCCCCGGGCGGTCGAGTTCATCCGGGAGCACGGACTCAACGAGCTGTTCCCCGGTGACGGCACCGCCTCCGACGTGGGCATCATCGTCCAGGGCGGGCTGTACAACACCCTGAACCGGTCGATGGAGCTGCTCGGTGCCTCCGACACGCTCGGCCGCACCCGCGTCCCGACCTACGTCATGAACGTGACCTACCCGGTCGTCGACTCCGAGATCGTCGAGTTCTGCGCCGGCAAGCGCGCCGTGATCATGGTCGAGGAGGGGCAGCCCGACTACATCGAGCAGAACCTGCACGCCATCCTGCGCCGTGCCGACGTCCCGACCGTGCTGCACGGCAAGGACATGCTGGCCGCGGGCGGCGAGTACACCGCCCAGGTCATCACCCGCGGACTGGACCAGTTCCTCGGCAAGTACGCCCCCGACGTCGTCACCCACCGGCCGTCGCTGCTGCGCGACCCGGCCGACCCGGCGAGCCCGTTCGCGCCACGGGTCGCCGCCGAGGTCGTGCGCCCGCGCCCGCCGGGCCTGTGCACCGGCTGCCCGGAGCGCCCGATCTTCTCCGGCCTCAAGCTCGCCGAGCGCGAGACCGGGCAGCACCAGATCTCCGCCGACATCGGCTGCCACCTGTTCGCCATCAATGCCCCGTTCGACCTGGGCGCGACGACGATGGGCTACGGCATGGGCGCCGCGGGCTCGTCCGCGCTGGCCGGCGGCGGTGCCGAGAAGCGGCCCGTGTCGATCATGGGCGACGGCGGCTTCTGGCACAACGGGCTCGTGTCCGGCGTCGGGAACGCGGTGTTCAACAAGTCCGACCAGGTCATGGTGGTCGTCGACAACGACTACGCCGCCGCCACCGGCGGGCAGGACGTGCTGTCCAGCCACGCAGACCTGGAGCGCCGCTCGACCAAGCACCCCATCGAGAAGGCCGCCCGGGGGCTCGGCATCACCAACGCCACCACGATCGACCACACCTACGACGTGGCCCGCGTCCGCGACACCTTCCTGAAGGCGTTCCGCCGCAGGGAGCCCGGCCCCGAGCTGCTGGTCATGCAGTCGGAGTGCCAGCTCAACCGGCAGCGCCGGGTCAAGAAGGACCGCGCGGCCAGGCTCAAGCGCGGCGAGCGCGTCGTGCGCGAACGCTTCGGCGTCGACCCGGAGACCTGCACCGGCGACCACGCCTGCATCCGGATCTCCGGCTGCCCGTCGCTGACGATCACCGACAACCCGGACCCGCTGCGCACCGACCCGATCGCGACCGTGCTCGACTCCTGCGTCGGGTGCGGGGTCTGCGGCAACAACGCCCACGCGGCGGTGCTGTGCCCGTCGTTCTATCGCACCGACGTCGTCGACAACCCCACGGCCGGCGAGCGGGTCCGCGCCCGCGTCCGGTCCTGGTGGATCACCCTCGTCGGACGTGGCCTGGAGCGCCGCGCCGCTCGGATGGAGGCAGCCTGA